In Sparus aurata chromosome 2, fSpaAur1.1, whole genome shotgun sequence, a single genomic region encodes these proteins:
- the LOC115596775 gene encoding extracellular calcium-sensing receptor-like, with the protein MCDCVYVMLLFVLFMRAFGAEENTTLCEMLGSPDFPLLSKEGDITIGGAFSIHSQISKPPLSFIDTPDRLKCTRINFREFRFVQTMIFAIEEINNSSSLLPNISIGYKVFDSCGSTLPSTRAMMGLLDGQERTLGKTCSSQSSVHAIIGASESSSTIVMLQISGIFQIPVISHFATCACLSNRKAYPSFFRTIPSDYYQSRALAKLVKHFGWTWVGAVRSDNDYGNNGLATFITAASQEGVCIEYSEAISRTDPSEQIARVVRVIQSGSARVLVAFLAQSEMDVLLEESLKQNLTGLQWVGSESWITAGHLATKRYSGILTGSLGFTIRKTKITGLREFLLQVNPSQDPQNNLLREFWEATFGCSFKNSLRGQTQCSGSEQLRDISNPFTDVSELRISNNVYKAVYAVAHALHSILKCGQSGEALNQSCIWEDDFEPKQIVKHLQDVNFTLQSGERVYFDGNGDPAATYELVNWQRNQARDIVFVTVGSYDASLPNGKQFTMNGINITWAAESQKRPQSVCSESCQPGFRQAVIKGKPICCFSCVTCAAGEISNSSNSAECSRCPLEYWSNEDHSQCVPKVIEFLSYGETMGALLTAFSLFGASLTLVVSCVFFWFRHTPLVKASNSELSFLLLFSLTLCFLCSLTFIGRPSDWSCMLRHTAFGIAFALCMSCILAKTIAVVMAFKAKRPANTVPQCSAPLQRTSVLSCTLLQILICVVWLTLAPPFPYKNTAHATERIILECDLGSPIGFWVVLAYIGLLSVLCFILAFLARKLPDNFNEAKYITFSMLIFCAVWVTFIPAYVSSPGKFTVAVEIFAILASSFGLLFCIFAPKCYILLLKPEKNTKKHMMGRNQSK; encoded by the exons ATGTGTGACTGTGTCTATGTCATGTTGCTGTTTGTGCTTTTTATGAGAGCCTTTGGAGCAGAAGAAAACACTACGCTCTGTGAGATGCTGGGGAGCCCAGACTTTCCTCTGTTATCTAAGGAAGGAGATATCACTATTGGAGGAGCTTTTTCCATCCATAGCCAAATCTCAAAACCTCCGCTGTCCTTCATTGATACTCCAGATCGTCTTAAATGCACCAG GATCAATTTCAGAGAATTTCGTTTTGTCCAAACAATGATTTTTGCCATCGAGGAGATCAACAATAGCAGCTCTCTGCTGCCTAATATCTCAATTGGTTATAAAGTTTTCGACAGCTGCGGCTCAACACTGCCTTCAACACGCGCAATGATGGGTCTATTGGATGGACAGGAAAGGACTTTGGGAAAAACCTGCTCCAGCCAGTCATCTGTTCATGCCATTATTGGAGCTTCTGAGTCCTCCTCAACCATTGTCATGCTCCAAATTTCAGGGATTTTCCAAATACCAGTG ATCAGCCACTTTGCCACTTGTGCTTGTCTGAGTAACAGAAAGGCGTACCCCTCCTTCTTCAGAACCATCCCAAGTGATTACTATCAGAGCAGAGCCTTGGCAAAACTGGTAAAGCACTTTGGCTGGACATGGGTTGGGGCAGTTAGAAGTGACAATGATTATGGTAACAATGGCCTGGCAACATTTATCACAGCTGCAAGTCAGGAGGGGGTCTGCATTGAGTACTCAGAGGCCATCTCGAGGACTGACCCCAGTGAGCAGATTGCAAGGGTGGTCAGAGTGATCCAAAGTGGTAGTGCAAGAGTTTTAGTTGCCTTCTTGGCTCAGAGCGAAATGGATGTTTTGCTTGAGGAATCTCTGAAACAGAACTTGACTGGGCTGCAGTGGGTGGGCAGTGAGTCCTGGATTACAGCAGGTCATCTTGCCACAAAGAGGTACTCGGGAATCCTGACAGGATCTCTGGGCTTCACCATCAGAAAGACAAAGATCACAGGTCTGCGAGAGTTTCTTTTGCAAGTTAACCCAAGTCAGGACCCTCAGAATAATCTGCTGAGAGAGTTCTGGGAAGCCACATTTGGTTGTAGTTTCAAAAACAGCCTGCGTGGTCAGACCCAGTGCTCTGGCTCTGAGCAGCTACGGGACATCAGCAATCCTTTCACAGATGTGTCAGAGCTAAGGATATCCAACAATGTGTATAAGGCCGTGTATGCAGTTGCTCATGCCCTGCatagcattttaaaatgtggacAAAGTGGTGAAGCGTTGAATCAGTCATGCATCTGGGAAGATGATTTTGAGCCAAAGCAG ATCGTGAAACACCTCCAAGATGTGAATTTCACTCTTCAGTCAGGAGAAAGGGTGTATTTTGATGGAAATGGAGACCCTGCCGCAACATATGAACTGGTGAACTGGCAGAGAAACCAAGCCAGAGAtattgtgtttgtgactgtaggGAGCTATGACGCTTCACTACCAAATGGAAAGCAGTTTACCATGAATGGAATAAACATAACATGGGCTGCTGAATCCCAAAAG AGGCCACAGTCTGTCTGCAGTGAGAGCTGTCAGCCAGGTTTCCGGCAGGCTGTGATTAAAGGAAAACCCATCTGCTGTTTCTCCTGCGTTACCTGTGCCGCTGGAGAGATCAGCAACTCCAGCA aTTCTGCAGAGTGTTCACGGTGTCCTCTGGAGTACTGGTCAAATGAAGATCACAGCCAGTGTGTTCCGAAGGTGATTGAGTTCCTAAGTTATGGAGAAACCATGGGGGCCCTCCTCACTGCTTTCTCATTGTTTGGAGCAAGTTTAACACTGGTGGTGTCATGTGTCTTCTTTTGGTTTCGACACACACCTCTTGTCAAAGCCAGTaactctgagctgagcttcctgctgctcttctccttGACTCTTTGCTTCCTGTGTTCTCTGACCTTCATCGGCCGGCCCTCTGATTGGTCCTGCATGCTGCGACACACAGCTTTTGGCATCGCCTTTGCCTTGTGCATGTCTTGCATCTTGGCTAAAACCATAGCAGTGGTGATGGCCTTTAAGGCTAAAAGACCAGCAAACACAGTCCCTCAGTGCTCTGCTCCGCTTCAGAGAACAAGTGTTCTCAGCTGCACCTTACTGCAGATATTAATTTGTGTGGTCTGGTTAACTCTTGCCCCACCATTCCCCTACAAAAATACTGCCCATGCTACTGAAAGGATTATTCTAGAGTGTGATTTAGGTTCACCTATAGGGTTCTGGGTTGTGTTAGCTTACATAGGACTCCTCTCTGTGCTATGCTTTATCCTTGCTTTTCTGGCTCGAAAGCTGCCTGATAATTTCAATGAGGCCAAGTATATCACCTTCagcatgctgatattctgtGCAGTTTGGGTCACCTTCATCCCAGCGTATGTCAGCTCTCCTGGGAAGTTCACTGTAGCTGTAGAAATTTTTGCTATTCTGGCTTCTAGCTTTGGGTTGCTTTTCTGTATATTTGCTCCAAAATGCTATATTTTACTATTGAAACCagagaaaaatactaaaaaacaTATGATGGGGAGAAACCAATCAAAATAA
- the LOC115571818 gene encoding extracellular calcium-sensing receptor-like, whose amino-acid sequence MPLCPCVCLVFMLFFSAFGAAEDEAPFCQIRGSPEFPVLSKEGDVMIGGAFSIHSKITQPPLSFTEKPTRLKCSRVNLREFRFAQTMIFAIEEINRSEFLLPNVSIGYRIYDNCASTLSSMRAAMALMNSDELSSGKICSGQSVVHAIIGESESTSTIVLSRTTGPFKIPVISHSATCECLSNRKEYPSFFRTIASDLYQGRVLAHMVKFYGWTWVGAVNSDSDYGNNGMAIFLAAAQEEGVCVEYTEKFHRAEPEKVMKVVDVIRKSTARVIVGFMAHVEMDELLHQLSLHNITGLQFIGVEAWITADSLVTPTSFSVLGGSLGFAVPKATISGLDDFIIRDFWETVFDCKETESNTISETMHCRDNQDLIEFKDYDDDVAELRYPINIYKAIYAVAHSLHSILKCSKSQGCDKNVKVSPWQMVESLKQVKFTIKTGDQVWFDSTGAVVAQYEVVNWQRGSDGSVQFKPVGYYDASLPPGQKFVLKTEEIIWNGGKKELPVSVCSESCRPGTYKVLQKGKPVCCYDCIPCADGEISNSTDSNDCKKCPEEYWSNQNRDACILKNVEFLYFTEVMGIILVFFTLFGVLFTLIVAILFLINKDTPLVKANNSELSFLLLFSLTLCFLCSLTFIGPPSDWSCMLRHTAFGITFVLCISCVLGKTLVVLMAFRATLPGSNVMKWFGPAQQRLSVLGFTLIQVLICILWLTINPPFPFKNMKLYKEKIILECALGSPVGFWAVLGYIGLLAFLCFVLAFLARKLPDNFNEAKFITFSMLIFCAVWITFIPAYVSSPGKFTVAVEIFAILASSYGLLFCIFAPKCFIIVFKPELNTRKHLMGKTGSD is encoded by the exons ATGCCTCTCTGCCCTTGTGTATG TCTGGTTTTCATGCTATTCTTTTCTGCATTTGGAGCAGCGGAGGATGAAGCCCCTTTCTGTCAGATACGAGGGAGTCCAGAGTTTCCAGTGCTGTCTAAAGAGGGAGATGTCATGATTGGGGGAGCCTTTTCCATCCACAGTAAAATCACACAACCTCCGCTTTCATTTACAGAGAAACCAACACGTCTTAAATGTTCCAG GGTCAACCTCAGAGAGTTTCGATTTGCCCAGACCATGATTTTTGCAATTGAGGAAATAAACAGAAGTGAATTTCTTCTTCCCAATGTTTCTATTGGATACCGTATTTATGATAACTGTGCCTCAACATTATCCTCAATGCGTGCAGCCATGGCTCTGATGAACAGTGATGAGTTGAGTTCAGGAAAAATCTGTTCTGGTCAATCAGTTGTTCATGCTATTATTGGAGAGTCTGAATCTACTTCAACCATTGTGCTGTCACGCACTACTGGACCATTCAAAATACCAGTG ATAAGTCACTCAGCTACTTGTGAGTGTTTGAGCAACAGGAAGGAGTATCCTTCTTTTTTTCGAACAATTGCCAGCGATCTCTACCAAGGTAGAGTACTTGCCCACATGGTAAAGTTCTATGGCTGGACTTGGGTCGGGGCTGTCAACAGCGACAGTGACTATGGCAACAATGGCATGGCCATCTTCCTTGCCGCAGCGCAGGaggaaggagtgtgtgtggagTATACAGAGAAATTTCACAGGGCAGAACCAGAAAAGGTAATGAAAGTGGTAGACGTGATCAGAAAGAGCACTGCCCGGGTCATTGTTGGTTTCATGGCCCACGTAGAGATGGATGAGCTTCTACATCAGTTGAGTCTACACAACATCACAGGCCTGCAGTTTATTGGTGTGGAGGCCTGGATCACTGCTGACAGCCTGGTAACTCCCACCAGCTTCAGTGTGCTGGGAGGCTCACTGGGTTTTGCTGTGCCAAAGGCCACTATCAGTGGTTTGGATGATTTTATAATCAGAGATTTCTGGGAGACAGTTTTTGATTGCAAGGAGACGGAAAGTAATACCATATCTGAAACAATGCATTGTAGAGATAACCAGGATCTAATTGAGTTTAaagattatgatgatgatgtggcaGAGCTGAGATACCCCATCAACATCTACAAAGCCATCTATGCTGTGGCCCATTCTCTGCACAGCATCCTAAAGTGCTCCAAAAGTCAGGGCTGTGACAAGAATGTAAAGGTTTCTCCCTGGCAG ATGGTGGAGTCTTTGAAGCAGGTGAAATTTACAATAAAAACTGGGGACCAGGTTTGGTTTGACAGCACTGGAGCAGTTGTAGCTCAGTATGAGGTGGTGAACTGGCAGCGTGGATCAGACGGCTCAGTCCAGTTTAAACCTGTTGGATACTATGATGCCTCTCTGCCTCCTGGGCAGAAGTTTGTCCTCAAGACTGAAGAAATAATTTGGaatggaggaaagaaagag TTGCCTGTGTCAGTATGCAGTGAGAGCTGTCGTCCAGGAACTTATAAAGTCCTTCAGAAAGGAAAGCCAGTCTGCTGCTATGACTGTATACCATGTGCAGACGGAGAAATCAGCAACAGCACAG ATTCTAATGACTGCAAAAAGTGTCCTGAAGAGTATTGGTCCAATCAAAACAGAGATGCATGTATACTGAAAAATGTCGAGTTCCTCTACTTCACTGAGGTTATGGGTATAATACTAGTATTTTTCACATTGTTTGGTGTACTCTTTACTTTAATTGTGGCCATTCTTTTCTTGATCAATAAGGACACTCCCTTGGTGAAGGCCAacaactctgagctgagcttcctgctgctcttctccttgactctgtgtttcctgtgttctctGACTTTCATAGGTCCGCCCTCTGACTGGTCCTGCATGCTGCGACACACAGCATTCGGCATCACCTTTGTCCTCTGTATCTCTTGTGTTCTCGGTAAAACATTAGTGGTGTTAATGGCCTTCAGAGCAACACTCCCAGGCAGTAATGTGATGAAATGGTTTGGGCCTGCACAGCAGAGACTCAGTGTTCTGGGTTTTACTCTAATACAGGTTTTAATTTGCATACTTTGGCTGACAATTAACCCGCCCTTTCCCTTCAAAAACATGAAACTCTACAAAGAAAAGATTATTCTTGAGTGTGCTCTAGGATCACCTGTTGGGTTCTGGGCTGTACTAGGATACATAGGACTCCTAGCCTTCTTATGTTTTGTACTCGCTTTCTTGGCCAGAAAGTTACCTGATAACTTCAATGAAGCTAAATTTATCACCTTCAGCATGCTGATATTTTGTGCAGTCTGGATCACCTTTATCCCAGCATATGTCAGCTCTCCTGGGAAGTTCACTGTGGCGGTTGAGATATTTGCTATTTTAGCCTCCAGTTATGGGCTACTTTTCTGTATATTTGCACCAAAGTGCTTTATTATCGTATTCAAACCTGAACTGAACACAAGAAAACATCTGATGGGGAAAACCGGGTCTGATTAA
- the LOC115571824 gene encoding extracellular calcium-sensing receptor-like, with protein sequence MELLLAFGAAEDEAPFCQIRGNPEFPLLSKEGDVMIGGAFSIHSKIDQPLLSFTEKPTRLECSRVNLREFRFAQTMIFAIEEINRSEFLLPNVSIGYRIYDNCGSTLSSMRAAMALMNSDELSSGKRCSGQSAVHAIIGESESSSTIVLSRTTGPFKIPVISHSATCECLSNRKEYPSFFRTIASDLYQSRALAQLVKHFGWTWVGAVNSDSDYGNNGMAIFLAAAQEEGVCVEYTEKFHRAEPEKLMKVVEVIRKSTAQVIVGFLAHVEMNNLLTQLSLHNITGLQFIGVEAWITADSLVTPTSFSVLGGSLGFAVQKANVSGLDDFLIKSFWETEFGCKEKNGSTVTERATCKENQDLIEFEDYDDDVAELRYSSNIYKAIYAVAHSLHSILNCSKSQGCDKNVKVSPWQMVETLKQVNLTIKTGDQVWFDGTGAAVARYEVVNWQRGSDGSVQFKPVGFYDASLPPGQKFVLKTEDIMWPGRKKGLPVSVCSESCRPGTYKVLQKGKPVCCYDCIPCADGEISNSTDSNDCKKCPEEYWSNQNRDACILKNVEFLYFTEVMGIILVFFTLFGVLFTLIVAILFLINKDTPLVKANNSELSFLLLFSLTLCFLCSLTFIGPPSDWSCMLRHTAFGITFVLCISCVLGKTLVVLMAFRATLPGSNVMKWFGPVQQRLSVLGFTLIQILICILWLTINPPFPFKNMTLYKEKIILECALGSPVGFWAVLGYIGLLAFLCFVLAFLARKLPDNFNEAKFITFSMLIFCAVWITFIPAYVSSPGKFTVAVEIFAILASSYGLLFCIFAPKCYIIVLKPEFNTKKHLMGKMRSV encoded by the exons ATGGAGCTGCTGTTGGCATTTGGAGCAGCGGAGGATGAAGCCCCTTTCTGTCAGATACGAGGGAATCCAGAGTTCCCTCTGCTGTCTAAAGAGGGAGATGTCATGATTGGGGGAGCCTTTTCCATCCACAGTAAAATCGACCAGCCTCTGCTTTCATTTACAGAGAAACCAACACGTCTTGAATGTTCCAG GGTCAACCTCAGAGAGTTTCGATTTGCCCAGACCATGATCTTCGCAATTGAGGAAATAAACAGGAGTGAATTTCTTCTTCCCAATGTTTCTATTGGATATCGTATTTATGACAACTGTGGCTCAACATTATCCTCAATGCGTGCAGCCATGGCTCTGATGAACAGTGATGAGTTGAGTTCAGGAAAAAGGTGCTCTGGTCAATCTGCTGTTCATGCCATTATTGGAGAGTCTGAATCCTCTTCAACCATTGTGCTGTCACGCACAACTGGACCATTCAAAATACCAGTG ATAAGTCATTCAGCTACTTGTGAGTGTTTGAGCAACAGGAAGGAGTATCCTTCTTTTTTTCGAACAATTGCCAGCGATCTCTACCAAAGCCGGGCCCTCGCCCAGCTAGTCAAGCACTTTGGCTGGACTTGGGTCGGGGCCGTCAACAGCGACAGTGACTATGGCAACAATGGCATGGCCATCTTCCTTGCTGCAGCACAGGaggaaggagtgtgtgtggagTATACAGAAAAATTTCACAGGGCAGAACCAGAAAAACTCATGAAAGTGGTAGAGGTGATCAGAAAGAGCACTGCCCAGGTCATTGTTGGTTTCCTGGCCCATGTAGAGATGAACAACCTTTTAACACAGTTGAGTCTACACAACATCACAGGCCTGCAGTTTATTGGTGTTGAGGCCTGGATCACTGCTGACAGCCTGGTGACTCCCACCAGTTTCAGTGTGCTGGGAGGCTCACTGGGTTTTGCTGTGCAAAAGGCCAATGTCAGTGGTTTGGATGATTTTTTAATCAAAAGTTTCTGGGAGACAGAGTTTGGGTGCAAGGAGAAAAATGGGAGCACAGTCACTGAAAGAGCAACTTGCAAAGAAAATCAGGATCTAATTGAGTTTGaagattatgatgatgatgtggcaGAGCTGAGATACTCCAGTAACATCTACAAAGCCATCTATGCTGTGGCCCATTCTCTGCACAGCATCCTAAATTGCTCCAAAAGTCAGGGCTGTGACAAGAATGTAAAGGTTTCTCCCTGgcag ATGGTGGAGACCTTGAAGCAGGTGAATTTGACAATTAAAACTGGGGACCAGGTTTGGTTTGACGGCACTGGAGCAGCTGTGGCCCGATATGAGGTGGTAAACTGGCAGCGTGGATCAGACGGCTCAGTCCAATTTAAACCTGTTGGATTCTATGATGCCTCTCTGCCTCCTGGACAGAAGTTTGTCCTCAAGACTGAAGACATAATGTGgcctggaagaaaaaaaggg TTGCCCGTGTCAGTGTGCAGTGAGAGCTGTCGTCCAGGAACTTATAAAGTCCTTCAGAAAGGAAAGCCAGTCTGCTGCTATGATTGTATACCATGTGCAGATGGAGAAATCAGCAACAGCACAG ATTCTAATGACTGCAAAAAGTGTCCTGAAGAGTATTGGTCCAATCAAAACAGAGATGCATGTATACTGAAAAATGTCGAGTTCCTCTACTTCACTGAGGTTATGGGTATAATACTAGTATTTTTCACATTGTTTGGTGTACTCTTTACTTTAATTGTGGCCATTCTTTTCTTGATCAATAAGGACACTCCCTTGGTGAAGGCCAacaactctgagctgagcttcctgctgctcttctccttgactctgtgtttcctgtgttctctGACTTTCATAGGTCCGCCCTCTGACTGGTCCTGCATGCTGCGACACACAGCATTCGGCATCACCTTTGTCCTCTGTATCTCTTGTGTTCTGGGTAAAACATTAGTGGTGTTAATGGCCTTCAGAGCAACACTCCCAGGTAGTAATGTGATGAAATGGTTTGGGCCTGTACAGCAGAGACTCAGTGTTCTGGGCTTTACTCTAATACAGATTTTAATTTGCATACTTTGGCTGACAATTAACCCTCCTTTTCCCTTCAAAAATATGACACTATATAAAGAAAAGATTATTCTTGAGTGTGCTCTAGGATCACCTGTTGGGTTCTGGGCTGTACTAGGATACATAGGACTCCTAGCCTTCTTATGTTTTGTACTCGCTTTCTTGGCCAGAAAGTTACCTGATAACTTCAATGAAGCTAAATTTATCACCTTCagcatgctgatattctgtGCAGTCTGGATCACCTTTATCCCAGCATATGTCAGCTCTCCTGGGAAATTCACTGTAGCTGTGGAGATATTTGCTATTTTAGCCTCCAGTTACGGGCTACTTTTCTGTATATTTGCACCAAAATGCTATATTATTGTACTCAAACCTGAATTTAATACAAAGAAACATCTGATGGGGAAAATGAGATCTGTATAA